One Vibrio tapetis subsp. tapetis DNA segment encodes these proteins:
- the traW gene encoding type-F conjugative transfer system protein TraW yields the protein MKSTPSSKPSIKRAVPSKHRGNTWLLAAIWVSWLWVGVTTHSQAKDFGRVAPAFPIGEIDMLDWIEHRLKQFEANGKMADLQDTFTQRVKASIQTPTPVQGLLTTTSPRTFYVDPSVTLTKDLLVPNTGQRIAKAGTRINPFDPTTWPAIEGQSVLPNFELSKVLVFFDARDAKQRRFASQYTHTKPIKWVLTGGSPNAMAALTGQQYYFAQQGFLTKQLHITHLPAIAYQEGTRWRIDEVDVSGLMRLEKTPSP from the coding sequence ATGAAATCCACGCCTTCCAGCAAGCCATCCATCAAACGGGCGGTGCCTAGCAAACATCGCGGTAACACGTGGCTTTTGGCCGCAATTTGGGTAAGTTGGCTCTGGGTGGGGGTAACTACTCACAGTCAGGCCAAGGATTTTGGCCGGGTTGCCCCCGCCTTTCCCATTGGGGAAATCGACATGCTGGACTGGATAGAGCACCGATTAAAACAATTTGAGGCCAACGGAAAGATGGCCGACCTACAAGACACGTTCACCCAACGGGTCAAAGCCAGCATCCAAACCCCCACGCCCGTCCAAGGGCTGTTAACCACCACCTCGCCGCGCACCTTTTATGTGGATCCCAGCGTGACGTTAACCAAAGACTTACTCGTTCCCAATACGGGCCAGCGCATTGCCAAGGCGGGCACGCGCATCAACCCGTTCGATCCGACAACGTGGCCAGCCATTGAGGGTCAATCGGTCTTACCCAATTTTGAACTCAGTAAAGTCTTGGTGTTCTTTGATGCCCGCGATGCCAAGCAGCGGCGGTTTGCCAGTCAATACACCCACACCAAACCGATAAAATGGGTGCTCACTGGGGGCAGCCCTAACGCCATGGCCGCCTTAACCGGTCAGCAATACTATTTTGCGCAGCAAGGGTTTCTCACCAAGCAATTGCACATCACTCACCTTCCCGCGATAGCCTATCAAGAGGGCACGCGCTGGCGCATCGACGAAGTGGATGTCTCTGGCTTGATGCGTTTGGAGAAGACACCTTCCCCTTGA